A genomic region of Nymphaea colorata isolate Beijing-Zhang1983 chromosome 2, ASM883128v2, whole genome shotgun sequence contains the following coding sequences:
- the LOC116249181 gene encoding uncharacterized protein LOC116249181 — protein sequence MYADRVLAAGSKRSIKERLNGDFDDTFSRGRQSNTKRQRQDDDKWKHDLYENSEHPHVSNPKLGVQDLRRKLQRKSSQTGRASQSGDLREKLSGMSHSQPVPPTTDVRKSNPMSDAKVVKRSAPAAEIAEENVANPSSVKKTKQKSGSSVASLLKSLGLEKYLITFQAEEIDMTALIHMGDEDLKALGIPMGPRKKILLALDSRVQN from the exons ATGTATGCGGATCGCGTTTTGGCTGCGGGAAGTAAGCGTTCTATAAAAGAACGACTTAACGGAGACTTTGATGATACCTTCTCTCGCGGGAGGCAGTCGAATACCAAGAG GCAGCGCCAAGATGATGATAAGTGGAAGCATGATTTATATGAGAACAGTGAACATCCTCATGTTTCGA ATCCTAAGCTAGGAGTCCAGGATCTGCGTCGAAAGCTTCAAAGAAAGAGTTCACAGACTGGAAGAGCATCTCAATCAGGAGATCTTCGAGAAAAGCTATCGGGCATGAGTCATTCACAACCAGTACCACCAACTACTGATGTTCGGAAGAGCAACCCGATGTCAGATGCGAAGGTTGTGAAAAGAAGTGCTCCAGCAGCTGAAATAGCTGAAGAGAATGTTGCTAACCCTTCTTCTGTGAAAAAGACTAAGCAGAAG TCAGGATCCTCCGTGGCTTCTCTGCTAAAGTCCTTGGGTCTGGAGAAGTACTTGATTACATTTCAAGCAGAGGAG ATTGACATGACTGCACTTATTCACATGGGCGATGAGGATCTCAAAGCTTTGGGAATTCCAATG GGCCCAAGGAAGAAAATACTTCTAGCGTTAGATTCGAGAGTTCAGAATTGA